The DNA window TCAGTTCTGGTTGATTCACACTACTCCGCCTACTGCCCCCGGATGTGCACCACTGGCTAAATTATCAGTAGATCCCTGCCATTTTTTTTATCTGGTCGGTCACGTTTTCCCGCAGCTCCGGCGGCCCCAGAACCTCCACCTCTGGCCCGTAGCGCAGGACCTCCATAACTAATTCCCGGCTGACGGCATAGGGCACCTGCAAGTGGAAGCCGTCTTGCCGCCACTCACTAATCTGATCCGGGTGCCAGCACTCTTCGGCCACCCATTGCGCGGCGTTGTCGCTGAAACGCAGGTGTGCCATGGCCGTCGGTGCGCCTCCGAAGATGCCGAACGACGAACCTATGAAATGGGAAAGGGGCTCATCCGGCAGCGCTGGGGCTGGCTCGTCCAGTACCGTTGGCGAGGTAATACGATCGACAGAGAATAGCCGCAGATCTTTTGCACGGGTACATTGTGCGAGCAGGTACCAGTTGGAGCGGTAATGAAGCAGCCGTTGAGGGTCCGCGGTACGTTCGGCTGACTGCTGGTTAGAGCGGTTTCGGTAAGTGAAACGGAGTCGCTTACATCCCAGGGTCGCTTCGGCCACGGGATCGAACACCAGGGCTGAGGTGGAGCGCACCTGCATGGGTTGCACGCGGATGCGCTCGCTGATGCGCTCCGCGTCGTGTCCGGCCTCACCCAACAATGCGCGTATGCGGGTCTTCAGAGGCGCAAGCCGGTGGGTCATCATGCCAGGCTGTACCGCTTCCAGAAGCTGTTCGCAGGCGAGCAGGGCATAGAGCTCGCCAGGGCTCATCCATAAGCCTGGAAGCTCGAATACCGGTTCAG is part of the Hydrocarboniclastica marina genome and encodes:
- a CDS encoding helix-turn-helix transcriptional regulator yields the protein MGRLNRIYKIHDLLRNARRPVPMRRFLDELEATRNTVTRDFEYMRDSLGAPIAYCREANGHHYDPAEPVFELPGLWMSPGELYALLACEQLLEAVQPGMMTHRLAPLKTRIRALLGEAGHDAERISERIRVQPMQVRSTSALVFDPVAEATLGCKRLRFTYRNRSNQQSAERTADPQRLLHYRSNWYLLAQCTRAKDLRLFSVDRITSPTVLDEPAPALPDEPLSHFIGSSFGIFGGAPTAMAHLRFSDNAAQWVAEECWHPDQISEWRQDGFHLQVPYAVSRELVMEVLRYGPEVEVLGPPELRENVTDQIKKMAGIY